A portion of the Colius striatus isolate bColStr4 chromosome 1, bColStr4.1.hap1, whole genome shotgun sequence genome contains these proteins:
- the VAMP1 gene encoding vesicle-associated membrane protein 1 produces MSDPAQQPAPGAPEGAAPGGGPPEPPPNLTSNRRLEQTQAQVQEVVDIMCVNVDKVLERDQKLSELDDRADALQAGASQFESSAAKLKRKYWWKNCKMMIMMGVIGAIVVAVIAICLLHRTLKHSTEHGYTLQQLLQL; encoded by the exons AT GTCTGACCCAGCTCAGCAACCTGCTCCCGGGGCTCCCGAAGGGGCAGCCCCCGGCGGGGGTCCCCCCGAGCCCCCTCCCAATCTGACCAGTAACCGCCGGCTGGAGCAGACCCAGGCCCAAGTGCAGGAG GTGGTTGATATAATGTGTGTAAATGTAGACAAGGTGCTGGAACGAGACCAGAAGCTGTCAGAGCTAGATGATCGGGCAGATGCTCTTCAGGCTGGTGCCTCGCAATTTGAAAGCAGCGCAGCAAAACTCAAAAGGAAGTACTGGTGGAAGAACTGCAAG ATGATGATCATGATGGGAGTGATTGGTGCCATTGTGGTGGCAGTGATTGCAA TTTGTCTCCTGCACAGGACTCTTAAGCACTCTACTGAACATGGTTACACTCTtcaacagctgctgcagctttag
- the MRPL51 gene encoding large ribosomal subunit protein mL51, whose translation MAALVRAVGRALLGPAAPLLRAERGISGGEARWGPVRPGLPVPLSSPLAGLTRPIRIREPQKPKQVDRWTKKRALFGVYDNVGILGDFQFHPKNLISGPKWLRGWRGNELQRCIRKKQLVGDRMFVEDHHKLSKRIRYLYRRFNRTGKHR comes from the exons GTGCGGGCTGTGGGACGAGCCCTGCTGGGCCCGGCCGCGCCCCTGCTCCGGGCGGAGCGGGGCATTAGCGGCGGCGAGGCCCGCTGGGGACCCGTGAGGCCCGGCCTCCCCGTGCCCCTGTCCTCGCCCCTGGCGGGGCTTACCCGGCCCATTCGTATCAGGGAGCCCCAGAAGCCGAAGCAGGTGGATCGGTGGACAAAAAAACGGGCGTTGTTCGGGGTCTACGACAACGTGGGAATCCTGG GTGACTTCCAGTTCCACCCAAAGAACCTCATCAGTGGGCCCAAGTGGCTGCGAGGCTGGCGGGGGAACGAGCTGCAGAGGTGTATCCGCAAGAAGCAGTTGGTGGGGGATCGGATGTTTGTGGAGGACCACCACAAACTCAGCAAGAGGATCCGGTACTTGTACAGGCGCTTCAACCGCACTGGGAAGCATCGCTAG